The following coding sequences lie in one Gadus macrocephalus chromosome 1, ASM3116895v1 genomic window:
- the LOC132468228 gene encoding serine/threonine-protein phosphatase 4 regulatory subunit 2-A-like isoform X5 yields the protein MEIDAILEAFRDFEKKETKESCPILEQLLIDVAKTGETFIPWSKFKTYFLFKMENVMDDFHASSPEQRGSPNPNVVYVPFDAMKERIVKIVDGYSGVPFTIQRLCELVTDPTRNYSGTEKFLRGVEKNVMVVSCVRPPSEKNGESTVSRMNGGPFPDSSSVHSDSILNGPVVPPKPLTISFSTNGPPSAVDSRERQPPPEDGTERHISGSMSQEGEGSPRARREKSQRWGTEDRPYRPLQEVKRLKVEHREEEDTAGDEGERRASTSPTGSGVVTETQESPRGTGKTGKNAAPSGAVASGCSEPGSPTSPPSNRPEESSNSETDLDPDLTLQTDMTTDPSERLDPSGTGQSPEGQNNGDGSADGASLNDNKLPLSSACSTADLPTEGAAESK from the exons ATGGAGATTGATGCGATACTGGAAGCTTTCAGAG ACTTTGAGAAGAAAGAGACGAAAGAGTCCTGTCCAATTTTAGAGCAACTCCTTATTGATGTCGCGAAGACTGGGGAAACGTT cATTCCCTGGTCAAAgttcaaaacatattttcttttcAAGATGGAAAACGTTATGGATGACTTCCATGCCTCTTCCCCTGAACAAAGAGGGTCTCCTAATCCAAATGTAGTCTATGTCCCCTTTGATGCGATGAAGGAGAGGATTGTGAAAATAGTCGATGGCTACAGTGG TGTTCCCTTCACCATTCAGCGTCTGTGTGAGCTGGTCACGGACCCCACTAGAAACTACTCGGGAACAGAAAAGTTCCTCAGGGGTGTGGAGAAG AATGTGATGGTGGTGAGCTGTGTCCGCCCTCCATCGGA GAAAAACGGGGAATCTACTGTAAGCCGAATGAATGGAGGGCCGTTCCCTGACAGCTCCTCTGTGCATTCAGACAG CATTTTGAATGGCCCAGTAGTCCCACCAAAGCCATTGACCATTTCATTTTCTACAAATGGCCCTCCCAGCGCTGTGGACAGCAGGGAGAGACAGCCACCACCAGAGGACGGGACAGAGCGCCACATCAG TGGCTCCATGTcccaagagggggaggggagtccTCGAGCCCGACGGGAGAAGAGCCAGCGCTGGGGGACGGAGGACCGCCCCTACAGACCCCTTCAGGAGGTCAAGAGGCTCAAGGTCGAGCACCGCGAAGAGGAGGACACGGCGGGTGACGAGGGCGAGCGGAGGGCGTCGACCTCTCcgacggggtcaggggtcgtcaCGGAGACGCAGGAGTCCCCCCGGGGCACTGGCAAAACGGGCAAGAACGCTGCGCCTTCAGGAGCAGTCGCCTCTGGATGTTCGG AGCCGGGCAGTCCTACATCTCCACCTTCTAATAGGCCAGAGGAGTCTTCAAACAGCGAGACAGACCTGGACCCTGACCTTACTCTGCAAACTGACATGACCACAGACCCATCAGAGCGGCTTGACCCCTCAGGGACGGGTCAAAGCCCAGAAGGTCAGAACAATGGGGATGGCAGCGCTGATGGGGCTAGCCTAAACGATAACAAACTGCCACTCTCATCTGCCTGTAGTACAGCTGACCTGCCTACAGAGGGTGCTGCAGAGTCCAAATGA
- the LOC132468228 gene encoding serine/threonine-protein phosphatase 4 regulatory subunit 2-A-like isoform X4 → MEIDAILEAFRDFEKKETKESCPILEQLLIDVAKTGETFIPWSKFKTYFLFKMENVMDDFHASSPEQRGSPNPNVVYVPFDAMKERIVKIVDGYSGVPFTIQRLCELVTDPTRNYSGTEKFLRGVEKNVMVVSCVRPPSEKNGESTVSRMNGGPFPDSSSVHSDSILNGPVVPPKPLTISFSTNGPPSAVDSRERQPPPEDGTERHISGSMSQEGEGSPRARREKSQRWGTEDRPYRPLQEVKRLKVEHREEEDTAGDEGERRASTSPTGSGVVTETQESPRGTGKTGKNAAPSGAVASGCSGRQEVMIQEPGSPTSPPSNRPEESSNSETDLDPDLTLQTDMTTDPSERLDPSGTGQSPEGQNNGDGSADGASLNDNKLPLSSACSTADLPTEGAAESK, encoded by the exons ATGGAGATTGATGCGATACTGGAAGCTTTCAGAG ACTTTGAGAAGAAAGAGACGAAAGAGTCCTGTCCAATTTTAGAGCAACTCCTTATTGATGTCGCGAAGACTGGGGAAACGTT cATTCCCTGGTCAAAgttcaaaacatattttcttttcAAGATGGAAAACGTTATGGATGACTTCCATGCCTCTTCCCCTGAACAAAGAGGGTCTCCTAATCCAAATGTAGTCTATGTCCCCTTTGATGCGATGAAGGAGAGGATTGTGAAAATAGTCGATGGCTACAGTGG TGTTCCCTTCACCATTCAGCGTCTGTGTGAGCTGGTCACGGACCCCACTAGAAACTACTCGGGAACAGAAAAGTTCCTCAGGGGTGTGGAGAAG AATGTGATGGTGGTGAGCTGTGTCCGCCCTCCATCGGA GAAAAACGGGGAATCTACTGTAAGCCGAATGAATGGAGGGCCGTTCCCTGACAGCTCCTCTGTGCATTCAGACAG CATTTTGAATGGCCCAGTAGTCCCACCAAAGCCATTGACCATTTCATTTTCTACAAATGGCCCTCCCAGCGCTGTGGACAGCAGGGAGAGACAGCCACCACCAGAGGACGGGACAGAGCGCCACATCAG TGGCTCCATGTcccaagagggggaggggagtccTCGAGCCCGACGGGAGAAGAGCCAGCGCTGGGGGACGGAGGACCGCCCCTACAGACCCCTTCAGGAGGTCAAGAGGCTCAAGGTCGAGCACCGCGAAGAGGAGGACACGGCGGGTGACGAGGGCGAGCGGAGGGCGTCGACCTCTCcgacggggtcaggggtcgtcaCGGAGACGCAGGAGTCCCCCCGGGGCACTGGCAAAACGGGCAAGAACGCTGCGCCTTCAGGAGCAGTCGCCTCTGGATGTTCGGGTAGGCAGGAAGTTATGATACAGG AGCCGGGCAGTCCTACATCTCCACCTTCTAATAGGCCAGAGGAGTCTTCAAACAGCGAGACAGACCTGGACCCTGACCTTACTCTGCAAACTGACATGACCACAGACCCATCAGAGCGGCTTGACCCCTCAGGGACGGGTCAAAGCCCAGAAGGTCAGAACAATGGGGATGGCAGCGCTGATGGGGCTAGCCTAAACGATAACAAACTGCCACTCTCATCTGCCTGTAGTACAGCTGACCTGCCTACAGAGGGTGCTGCAGAGTCCAAATGA
- the LOC132468228 gene encoding serine/threonine-protein phosphatase 4 regulatory subunit 2-A-like isoform X6, whose amino-acid sequence MRYWKLSEMENVMDDFHASSPEQRGSPNPNVVYVPFDAMKERIVKIVDGYSGVPFTIQRLCELVTDPTRNYSGTEKFLRGVEKNVMVVSCVRPPSEKNGESTVSRMNGGPFPDSSSVHSDSILNGPVVPPKPLTISFSTNGPPSAVDSRERQPPPEDGTERHISGSMSQEGEGSPRARREKSQRWGTEDRPYRPLQEVKRLKVEHREEEDTAGDEGERRASTSPTGSGVVTETQESPRGTGKTGKNAAPSGAVASGCSGRQEVMIQEPGSPTSPPSNRPEESSNSETDLDPDLTLQTDMTTDPSERLDPSGTGQSPEGQNNGDGSADGASLNDNKLPLSSACSTADLPTEGAAESK is encoded by the exons ATGCGATACTGGAAGCTTTCAGAG ATGGAAAACGTTATGGATGACTTCCATGCCTCTTCCCCTGAACAAAGAGGGTCTCCTAATCCAAATGTAGTCTATGTCCCCTTTGATGCGATGAAGGAGAGGATTGTGAAAATAGTCGATGGCTACAGTGG TGTTCCCTTCACCATTCAGCGTCTGTGTGAGCTGGTCACGGACCCCACTAGAAACTACTCGGGAACAGAAAAGTTCCTCAGGGGTGTGGAGAAG AATGTGATGGTGGTGAGCTGTGTCCGCCCTCCATCGGA GAAAAACGGGGAATCTACTGTAAGCCGAATGAATGGAGGGCCGTTCCCTGACAGCTCCTCTGTGCATTCAGACAG CATTTTGAATGGCCCAGTAGTCCCACCAAAGCCATTGACCATTTCATTTTCTACAAATGGCCCTCCCAGCGCTGTGGACAGCAGGGAGAGACAGCCACCACCAGAGGACGGGACAGAGCGCCACATCAG TGGCTCCATGTcccaagagggggaggggagtccTCGAGCCCGACGGGAGAAGAGCCAGCGCTGGGGGACGGAGGACCGCCCCTACAGACCCCTTCAGGAGGTCAAGAGGCTCAAGGTCGAGCACCGCGAAGAGGAGGACACGGCGGGTGACGAGGGCGAGCGGAGGGCGTCGACCTCTCcgacggggtcaggggtcgtcaCGGAGACGCAGGAGTCCCCCCGGGGCACTGGCAAAACGGGCAAGAACGCTGCGCCTTCAGGAGCAGTCGCCTCTGGATGTTCGGGTAGGCAGGAAGTTATGATACAGG AGCCGGGCAGTCCTACATCTCCACCTTCTAATAGGCCAGAGGAGTCTTCAAACAGCGAGACAGACCTGGACCCTGACCTTACTCTGCAAACTGACATGACCACAGACCCATCAGAGCGGCTTGACCCCTCAGGGACGGGTCAAAGCCCAGAAGGTCAGAACAATGGGGATGGCAGCGCTGATGGGGCTAGCCTAAACGATAACAAACTGCCACTCTCATCTGCCTGTAGTACAGCTGACCTGCCTACAGAGGGTGCTGCAGAGTCCAAATGA
- the LOC132468228 gene encoding serine/threonine-protein phosphatase 4 regulatory subunit 2-A-like isoform X2 yields the protein MIYYDFLRQMCVVVAREINAVLKRLVARGRIEKYSVCITSDSDFEKKETKESCPILEQLLIDVAKTGETFIPWSKFKTYFLFKMENVMDDFHASSPEQRGSPNPNVVYVPFDAMKERIVKIVDGYSGVPFTIQRLCELVTDPTRNYSGTEKFLRGVEKNVMVVSCVRPPSEKNGESTVSRMNGGPFPDSSSVHSDSILNGPVVPPKPLTISFSTNGPPSAVDSRERQPPPEDGTERHISGSMSQEGEGSPRARREKSQRWGTEDRPYRPLQEVKRLKVEHREEEDTAGDEGERRASTSPTGSGVVTETQESPRGTGKTGKNAAPSGAVASGCSEPGSPTSPPSNRPEESSNSETDLDPDLTLQTDMTTDPSERLDPSGTGQSPEGQNNGDGSADGASLNDNKLPLSSACSTADLPTEGAAESK from the exons ATGATTTATTACGATTTCCTCAGGcaaatgtgtgttgttgtggccCGGGAGATAAACGCAGTTCTCAAGCGTCTAGTGGCGAGAGGACGTATAGAAAAGTACAGCGTGTGTATAACAAGTGATTCAG ACTTTGAGAAGAAAGAGACGAAAGAGTCCTGTCCAATTTTAGAGCAACTCCTTATTGATGTCGCGAAGACTGGGGAAACGTT cATTCCCTGGTCAAAgttcaaaacatattttcttttcAAGATGGAAAACGTTATGGATGACTTCCATGCCTCTTCCCCTGAACAAAGAGGGTCTCCTAATCCAAATGTAGTCTATGTCCCCTTTGATGCGATGAAGGAGAGGATTGTGAAAATAGTCGATGGCTACAGTGG TGTTCCCTTCACCATTCAGCGTCTGTGTGAGCTGGTCACGGACCCCACTAGAAACTACTCGGGAACAGAAAAGTTCCTCAGGGGTGTGGAGAAG AATGTGATGGTGGTGAGCTGTGTCCGCCCTCCATCGGA GAAAAACGGGGAATCTACTGTAAGCCGAATGAATGGAGGGCCGTTCCCTGACAGCTCCTCTGTGCATTCAGACAG CATTTTGAATGGCCCAGTAGTCCCACCAAAGCCATTGACCATTTCATTTTCTACAAATGGCCCTCCCAGCGCTGTGGACAGCAGGGAGAGACAGCCACCACCAGAGGACGGGACAGAGCGCCACATCAG TGGCTCCATGTcccaagagggggaggggagtccTCGAGCCCGACGGGAGAAGAGCCAGCGCTGGGGGACGGAGGACCGCCCCTACAGACCCCTTCAGGAGGTCAAGAGGCTCAAGGTCGAGCACCGCGAAGAGGAGGACACGGCGGGTGACGAGGGCGAGCGGAGGGCGTCGACCTCTCcgacggggtcaggggtcgtcaCGGAGACGCAGGAGTCCCCCCGGGGCACTGGCAAAACGGGCAAGAACGCTGCGCCTTCAGGAGCAGTCGCCTCTGGATGTTCGG AGCCGGGCAGTCCTACATCTCCACCTTCTAATAGGCCAGAGGAGTCTTCAAACAGCGAGACAGACCTGGACCCTGACCTTACTCTGCAAACTGACATGACCACAGACCCATCAGAGCGGCTTGACCCCTCAGGGACGGGTCAAAGCCCAGAAGGTCAGAACAATGGGGATGGCAGCGCTGATGGGGCTAGCCTAAACGATAACAAACTGCCACTCTCATCTGCCTGTAGTACAGCTGACCTGCCTACAGAGGGTGCTGCAGAGTCCAAATGA
- the LOC132468228 gene encoding serine/threonine-protein phosphatase 4 regulatory subunit 2-A-like isoform X3, producing MIYYDFLRQMCVVVAREINAVLKRLVARGRIEKYSVCITSDSDFEKKETKESCPILEQLLIDVAKTGETFIPWSKFKTYFLFKMENVMDDFHASSPEQRGSPNPNVVYVPFDAMKERIVKIVDGYSGVPFTIQRLCELVTDPTRNYSGTEKFLRGVEKNVMVVSCVRPPSEKNGESTVSRMNGGPFPDSSSVHSDSAVDSRERQPPPEDGTERHISGSMSQEGEGSPRARREKSQRWGTEDRPYRPLQEVKRLKVEHREEEDTAGDEGERRASTSPTGSGVVTETQESPRGTGKTGKNAAPSGAVASGCSGRQEVMIQEPGSPTSPPSNRPEESSNSETDLDPDLTLQTDMTTDPSERLDPSGTGQSPEGQNNGDGSADGASLNDNKLPLSSACSTADLPTEGAAESK from the exons ATGATTTATTACGATTTCCTCAGGcaaatgtgtgttgttgtggccCGGGAGATAAACGCAGTTCTCAAGCGTCTAGTGGCGAGAGGACGTATAGAAAAGTACAGCGTGTGTATAACAAGTGATTCAG ACTTTGAGAAGAAAGAGACGAAAGAGTCCTGTCCAATTTTAGAGCAACTCCTTATTGATGTCGCGAAGACTGGGGAAACGTT cATTCCCTGGTCAAAgttcaaaacatattttcttttcAAGATGGAAAACGTTATGGATGACTTCCATGCCTCTTCCCCTGAACAAAGAGGGTCTCCTAATCCAAATGTAGTCTATGTCCCCTTTGATGCGATGAAGGAGAGGATTGTGAAAATAGTCGATGGCTACAGTGG TGTTCCCTTCACCATTCAGCGTCTGTGTGAGCTGGTCACGGACCCCACTAGAAACTACTCGGGAACAGAAAAGTTCCTCAGGGGTGTGGAGAAG AATGTGATGGTGGTGAGCTGTGTCCGCCCTCCATCGGA GAAAAACGGGGAATCTACTGTAAGCCGAATGAATGGAGGGCCGTTCCCTGACAGCTCCTCTGTGCATTCAGACAG CGCTGTGGACAGCAGGGAGAGACAGCCACCACCAGAGGACGGGACAGAGCGCCACATCAG TGGCTCCATGTcccaagagggggaggggagtccTCGAGCCCGACGGGAGAAGAGCCAGCGCTGGGGGACGGAGGACCGCCCCTACAGACCCCTTCAGGAGGTCAAGAGGCTCAAGGTCGAGCACCGCGAAGAGGAGGACACGGCGGGTGACGAGGGCGAGCGGAGGGCGTCGACCTCTCcgacggggtcaggggtcgtcaCGGAGACGCAGGAGTCCCCCCGGGGCACTGGCAAAACGGGCAAGAACGCTGCGCCTTCAGGAGCAGTCGCCTCTGGATGTTCGGGTAGGCAGGAAGTTATGATACAGG AGCCGGGCAGTCCTACATCTCCACCTTCTAATAGGCCAGAGGAGTCTTCAAACAGCGAGACAGACCTGGACCCTGACCTTACTCTGCAAACTGACATGACCACAGACCCATCAGAGCGGCTTGACCCCTCAGGGACGGGTCAAAGCCCAGAAGGTCAGAACAATGGGGATGGCAGCGCTGATGGGGCTAGCCTAAACGATAACAAACTGCCACTCTCATCTGCCTGTAGTACAGCTGACCTGCCTACAGAGGGTGCTGCAGAGTCCAAATGA
- the LOC132468228 gene encoding serine/threonine-protein phosphatase 4 regulatory subunit 2-A-like isoform X1 — protein sequence MIYYDFLRQMCVVVAREINAVLKRLVARGRIEKYSVCITSDSDFEKKETKESCPILEQLLIDVAKTGETFIPWSKFKTYFLFKMENVMDDFHASSPEQRGSPNPNVVYVPFDAMKERIVKIVDGYSGVPFTIQRLCELVTDPTRNYSGTEKFLRGVEKNVMVVSCVRPPSEKNGESTVSRMNGGPFPDSSSVHSDSILNGPVVPPKPLTISFSTNGPPSAVDSRERQPPPEDGTERHISGSMSQEGEGSPRARREKSQRWGTEDRPYRPLQEVKRLKVEHREEEDTAGDEGERRASTSPTGSGVVTETQESPRGTGKTGKNAAPSGAVASGCSGRQEVMIQEPGSPTSPPSNRPEESSNSETDLDPDLTLQTDMTTDPSERLDPSGTGQSPEGQNNGDGSADGASLNDNKLPLSSACSTADLPTEGAAESK from the exons ATGATTTATTACGATTTCCTCAGGcaaatgtgtgttgttgtggccCGGGAGATAAACGCAGTTCTCAAGCGTCTAGTGGCGAGAGGACGTATAGAAAAGTACAGCGTGTGTATAACAAGTGATTCAG ACTTTGAGAAGAAAGAGACGAAAGAGTCCTGTCCAATTTTAGAGCAACTCCTTATTGATGTCGCGAAGACTGGGGAAACGTT cATTCCCTGGTCAAAgttcaaaacatattttcttttcAAGATGGAAAACGTTATGGATGACTTCCATGCCTCTTCCCCTGAACAAAGAGGGTCTCCTAATCCAAATGTAGTCTATGTCCCCTTTGATGCGATGAAGGAGAGGATTGTGAAAATAGTCGATGGCTACAGTGG TGTTCCCTTCACCATTCAGCGTCTGTGTGAGCTGGTCACGGACCCCACTAGAAACTACTCGGGAACAGAAAAGTTCCTCAGGGGTGTGGAGAAG AATGTGATGGTGGTGAGCTGTGTCCGCCCTCCATCGGA GAAAAACGGGGAATCTACTGTAAGCCGAATGAATGGAGGGCCGTTCCCTGACAGCTCCTCTGTGCATTCAGACAG CATTTTGAATGGCCCAGTAGTCCCACCAAAGCCATTGACCATTTCATTTTCTACAAATGGCCCTCCCAGCGCTGTGGACAGCAGGGAGAGACAGCCACCACCAGAGGACGGGACAGAGCGCCACATCAG TGGCTCCATGTcccaagagggggaggggagtccTCGAGCCCGACGGGAGAAGAGCCAGCGCTGGGGGACGGAGGACCGCCCCTACAGACCCCTTCAGGAGGTCAAGAGGCTCAAGGTCGAGCACCGCGAAGAGGAGGACACGGCGGGTGACGAGGGCGAGCGGAGGGCGTCGACCTCTCcgacggggtcaggggtcgtcaCGGAGACGCAGGAGTCCCCCCGGGGCACTGGCAAAACGGGCAAGAACGCTGCGCCTTCAGGAGCAGTCGCCTCTGGATGTTCGGGTAGGCAGGAAGTTATGATACAGG AGCCGGGCAGTCCTACATCTCCACCTTCTAATAGGCCAGAGGAGTCTTCAAACAGCGAGACAGACCTGGACCCTGACCTTACTCTGCAAACTGACATGACCACAGACCCATCAGAGCGGCTTGACCCCTCAGGGACGGGTCAAAGCCCAGAAGGTCAGAACAATGGGGATGGCAGCGCTGATGGGGCTAGCCTAAACGATAACAAACTGCCACTCTCATCTGCCTGTAGTACAGCTGACCTGCCTACAGAGGGTGCTGCAGAGTCCAAATGA